TAGCTTTTATGGAGTACAAAgttattttctttataaaagaATGAATCATAAAATTTACTTTTTTAATATTAATACACTATGAAGTTACTTTTTCTTAACTTTCACAGAGTAAAAAGTTATTTCTCTTATCACTGGACTTCAAAGTTGCTTTATCACATGAGGtaaatatattttctttttctttgagaAATATATTGGGATCAGACTTTATATTTTAGGAAAGTTTGAGGCTTTTGCCTTTAAAATTAAATGGAGAGTCTAGTTTTACCAAAAAAATGCAGAAAATGTAATGCTAATGCTAGAATGGTTTCCTTATCTAGACTGTACAAAATTCGGAGAGTGCATTCCTCATCCACTCACCCGTTGTCACCGCGCGCGCTGCCGCTGAAAATGAAACACCCACCTGTCGCCGCCGGCACCACCTGCTCGCCGTCTCATCCCGCCGCTGCCGTCTCCGCGCACCCCTTCCCTCCGACGAGACACAAGCCTCAGCGCGCCCGCAtccgcctggccgccgcggcggccaacTCCAGGTGGGTCAACCCGCGCGCGCCTGCGCGCCCgtcccggcgcggcgcgggagggGGCGGGGCTAACCATCGGCTGAACCACCTCGTCCGCCTCGGGGACCTCGacgccgcgctcctcctcgtGGAGTCCATGCGGGACCCCGACCGCCCCGCCGTGGTCCCCTGCACCCTCCTCATCAAGAAGCTCTgcgccgcgggccgcctcgACGACGCCGAGCGCGTGCTCCGGGCGTCGGAGCGCGCGGGCACCGCCGACGCCGTCGCGCGCAACACCCTCGTCGCGGGGTACTGCCGCGCGGGGGGCCGGCTCGCCGACGCCGAGCGGATGCTGTCGTCCCTCGCGGCGtccggcgccgccgacgtcgtCACCTACAACACGCTCGTCGCGGGTTACTGCCGCGAGGGTCGCCTCGGCGACGCGCGGCGCCTCGTCGCCGGCATGCCGCTCGCCCCCAACTCGTACACCAACAGCACCCTGCTCAAGGGCCTGTGCAGCGCCAAGGAGTGGGACGACGCCGAGGAGCTCGTCGCGGAGATGATCCGGAGCGGGTGCCCCCCAAATGATCTCACGTTTGGTATGATGATCCACTCCTTATGCCAGAACGGATTGGTGGACCGTGCAATGGGAGTTCTTGATCAGATGTCCAAGTGTGGGTGCACGCGGGGTGTGATTGtttacaatgaaatcatcagtTGCCTTGCGGAGCTGGGGCGCGTGGAGGAGGCTCTTGATTTATTCAACAGCATGCCGTGCAAGCCAGACATCTTCAGTTACAACGCCGCGATAAAGGGTTTGTGCAGAGGTGAGCGTTGGGAGGATGCTGGAGAGCTTATTACTGAGATGGTTAGGAAGGATTGCCCCCCAGATGAAGTGACATTCAACACAGTGATCAGTTACTTGTGCCACAGAGGGTTGGTTGACTGTGCAATGGAAGTTGTCAAGCAGATGTCCGAGTACGGATGTAAGCCTGATAATTTTACTTACAGTGCCCTTGTTAACGCCTTTTCTGAACATGGGTGGGTAGATGATGCTCTTGAGTTACTAAGAAGCATACCATGGAGGCCTAGCACTGTTTGCTACCGATCTGTTCTGAAGGGACTGTGCAGAGCTGATCGTTGGGAGGATGTCGGGAAGCTTGCCGCTGAGATGATTAGAAACAACCTGACCATTGATGAAGTCACATTTGGGTTAATCATTGATTGTTTGTGCCAAAAAGGACTAGTTGGCTATGGCCTTGAAGTTCTTCAGGAAATCTCAAACTACGGATGCTCACCTGACATTATCATGTATAATTCTCTCATCAATGGCTTTGTTGAACATGGGAGCGTGGATGATGCTCTCAAGCTATTCAAAAGCATGCCATGCAAACGAAATGTTGTTACCTATAATTATATGTTGAAGGGTTTGTGTAGAGCTGAGCAGTGGGAGGATGCTGGGAAGCTTGTAGCTGAGATGGGTAACGATGACTGTCTCCCAAATGAAGTAACATTCAGTACCCTAATCAGCTACTTGTGCCAAAAAAGGTTGGTTAAGTGTGCAATTGAAGTTTTTGAGAAAATGCCAAAGTACAATTGTATGCCTAATGTTATTATCTATAGCACCCTTATCAATGGCCTTTCTGAACAAGACTGTGTAGATGATGCTTTGAAGTTATTAAACAACATGCCATGCAAGGCTGACACCATTTGTTATAGTTCTGCATTGAAGGGCTTGTGTAGGGCTGAGCGATGGGAGGATGCAGGAGAACTTATACTCGAGATGGTTCGAACGAACTGCCCCCCAGATGAAGTCACGTTCAGTATACTGATCAATAACTTGTGTCACAAAGGGTTTGTCGAGTATGCAACTGAAATTTCAGAGCTAATGCATAAGTATAAATGCACGCCTAATATTGTCATTTACAGTTCTCTCATCAACGGATTCTCTGAACAAAACCGTGTGGAAGAAGCTCTCAAGTTACTAAGAAGCATGCCATGTGAGCCTGACATTATTTGCTACAGCGCTGCACTGAAGGGTTTGTGTAGAGCAAAGCGATGGGAGGATGCTAGGGAGCTTATAGCTGAGATGTTTAGAAAGCAGTGCCCACCAGATGAAGCAacattaagtatgctcattggTTCATTGTGCCAGAATGGGCTGGTTGGCTTGGCAACTGAAGTTTTTGAGCAAATGTCAGAGTATGGATGTAGCCCGAATAGCATGATACGCAATTCCCTAGTTAACAGCTATTCTGAGCAAGGACGTGTGGATGAAGCACTCAAGCTATCGAGCAGTATGGCATGAAAGCCACCAATCTCTGTTAGCTGTACTGCATTGAAGAGTTTTGAGTTGTGAGGATGCTAAGGAGCTAAAATGATTAGGCTGAGGCTGAAGATGACCCCGGATGATAGGATGAATTGACATCTAGTACCTATTAATAGCTTGTGCCAGAAGAAAGCTTGGTTGAACTCTTGAGTAATGCGATGGATGATGCCATCTGCTCATCATCAGCTTTTTGGAGATAAGATGCATGAATGATTTTTTTTGGGAATGGAAATATAACAGGTAATTGAGATGGGTGCTTCtggtaattaattatttagctGCCATCAAACAGAAAGCACTAACATTTAGTCATAAAATAGTTAGGAATCTTATCATGGTTCAGGACGTGACAAGGATTATATGAGCAATAATTACTGAAAAAACCATCAAGAATTCAACCCACCCTTCACTATTGTGCTCATAGCTTGTTGAATTCTTTCAATATAGGGATGTAGTAGTAACTTGTGCTAGAACCTGCCGCTTGCCATCCTTTCATATCTACTTTCTTTTCGTTTTGTACAAATTAGTTAACTTTTATATGTGATGTATGACCGATTTCAATTTTGTCCCTAAGTTCTCAAAACTTGCTATAGTCCAAGGTCCTAACTAGGTATACATGCTAAACCTTGTCTTGCTTGCTTCTTCAAGAGCTGCCCCAAGTTGACCTTGTTTgtagttagttttttttttctttttgagaaaTCCTTGATGTTAGTTGTTTGTATTTATTGCGTCGTCACAAAATTGGAACGGGTGGAACAATTAAAATCAGCATATTTTTTTGTTGTCATAATATTTTCTTTGAGATTTTGTTAGCATAACATTGATGGTGTGGGTATGTTTGGATGTGGAGTGAGATGCAGTCGATTTGGTCGTTGTTATAAGGCTCTGTGTATGCCAATACATATAATTCGGTAAATTTTACTCCACCTCAGCAGAGGATGtattggtttttttttcttccgatGTAACGGTTTGCTAGTTACTAACTAATAAAAAACTATGATTTGTTTTCGATTCAACAAATCAAACATTGCTTGCTTTCAGAGTTATCTATCTACCCACAAGGTCACAAGTGGGATGGAGACTGTCGCTTGGAGACCTCGCGTTTCTTTTTAACCCGCAAGGACTCTTGATTGCGGACTTGCAGTGGCCTCCACTCCATAGCAACCGAGCCAGGCCGCAAAGGAAGAAATTCTGCTCCGGGTTGGTTCCATTGGCGAAACAAAACGTCCTCTCCTTCCATTCGTCCAACGTCGCCGTCGCGGGGCGGACGACGAACAAAACGAAGCCTTTTGCTTGGGGCACGGATGCGTGACAGCTTCACTGGTTGGAGTAGAGCGTGGTGCAAAGGAGTCGTGTAGTGTAGCATAGGCTAGTGAGTCTGAGGGCACATGCCACAACCTCTCAACTCTGTCTAATCCGTCATCCTCTCGCCCAGAGTCACGTGCaagtgtgttgacgcaaaaatcaacagaTTGGAATTCGAGGGCAAGTATTTGTcgagtcacggaaagtcaaccaagcgtgccagtcaatttgacttgaaattgacaagggagaaaacaaggTCAAATTTAaaagcgtatcggctgggattccgaatatctcttaGATAgccgtatcggcaagctttcccgatactatagacgacaaaaagatattaaatgcaaatGCGTAGTAAAAAAAGCGCATCGGCAGGATGAGCCGATGCGCTAAACGAtaaaaccggctttgaacagccgatcgtgtatgtatgacaagatctaagctatgaATGTGTAACTCAAATGATGtgagctaaaaacagatctaaactggctcttgagataacaaaagtgttactacaaaacctaaagccgatctagtatgtttttagatgtgataatgaccaaaaagcataggaaaacctacaaatctaaccgatatcgataattggtgaataaatctagacgagacgacagcgatgcgcccggaagtcaaagtctagataaactcgataacttttgaatagatttgaacgaagccacagcgatgcgcccggtagctaaagctgaaatatactcggtaaaacgaaaactcaccagcaaatcaagtcgctcgaatgtgaggtgtCATTGAtcgacttgaaagaactcgtcgaaaaagaaaagaaaaggtgaagTCGCcaaaaaaagtgcaaaggaattgtaaaattgtgttgtattggatgtgtatcaagtttttctggtcccttacaactgatatatatagcccagcgctatcaagtcctatcCGATCATGACAAATATTACTTGACCATAAAGAAAAAactatctaaaagataaactacttaacATATTATAACCGAACCATCAAGATTCttgtagagtccggatcctcttcttcttccttgacttcatcggcaactctccatcggccgagcaccagagctAGCTGATCAGCATATTCGCAGAATATTCCTCTGACCCATTGgacggactccatcggctgATTCCAACCCTgtacatcttttggtttcttccaaatcggctaTCTTttcttcacaaaaatcaccttccttgacacgtgtcaaaaaacggtgtcaacatatgccccccagtttcggaataatttattttgttccaaAATTACTCCAACCAGCATTCAAAGCCATTGCTCGTACCCCGTGCACACGGCTTACCCCGTACAACTgggtaaaactcttctttgcccctGGCCTTTCGCCTTCCATTTGCGCAAATCCAATGCGCCGATTCACCTTCCGTCTTTTCACTTACCCAGACTGGGCCATAAATATTATCCCTTAGCTCTGCATCGGCAACAAGTCTCCATTAGCTACAGCATCCTTCCTTCTTCTTTCAGCAAAAACCCTAGGTCTTCCTGTAGCAATGGCGGGTTCCAAGCGCACCGATGAGGGCCCCTCTGATATTCCGCCGGCGATCCGCTGCCGCGTGGAGTAAGCCATGTTCTCACATCATCGGAGTGCCACATTTTTGTTCAACTTTCGATCTCTAATTTCTCTGCCTCTTTTATGTGCAGTGACGATGCTTCTTCTGGTTCCTCCAACTCGGAGGGACCCCCCTTTCCTGGTGTTCCCGAGAGCACCAAGGAGTACATTCGCCAGCTCCTTCGCGAGAACGATGAAGCTCGCGAGAATTACTCCCAGGAGACCATCAGGTCTCAGCGTCTCGCCTCCGAATTGGAGGTGGCACAAGCCGACCGGGCCATTGTCCGGGCCCAACTTACAGCCGCCGACTCCAGGGCCGCCTGTAAGTCACTCCTCCTAAAGCATTGCTTTCTCTTGCTTCACCGATCTCTTTTCTGACCCTTCACTTTAGTTCTGAAGTCGCAGATCCAAGCCCTCCATGCTgcagccgccaccgcgaccggaTCGGTGAACGCTCGCGGCAACACCGTCGCCGCCCGCTTAGAGGACATCCCCAACCGCATCCGGGAGGTTGCCGGACATGGAGTCTGCCGCGGCGCCGCTGTAGCCCTCGCCATAGCTCAGTTCGAGTCCGGCCACGACTTCCTGCAAATCGAACCGGTCCACTTCCTGCTGGGCAGCGAAGACTGGTGGGCCTTCGAAGAGCTCACCGACGACATGGAGATGCCAGCCGTCGCCATCTCCGAAGATGTCAGCATAGAGGCGGTCATCGGCAATGTATTTGCCGATGattagatttctaggagtagcatctTCCTAGAAACAACTTTTGCTGTATCGGCCAGATCATCTGATCGGTCTTTTTGTAAATGATATTATTAACGAAGTATTTCCCCTTTCTTGTCAATTTTCATTGCAACTTCTCACTTgataatgcaaaaaaaaaaccaaccCTGACCTGAATCTGAGCAGCTTGGATTGTGTgaattttttgcactaagggcgacACATATCGTGTCGGCCATAATAATTCAACCGATAACTCAAATACTCTTCCCCTTCGAGTGTCTCTAAAATATAAGCATTGCCAGGAACACATCTGTTTACTCTGAATGGTCCCTGCCACGTTGACGACCATTTACCGAATTTTGAACTTTTTGTTCCTATCGGCAGTATCAACTTCCAAACCAATTCCCCTTGCTCAAAAGTTTTGGATTTTACCTttttatcataccatcggcTAACTCTGGGTTTATTCGCCTCAACATTTATAAGAGCCTTCAGCCGATGGCCAGCCAAATCCTCTAGTTCATCTTTCATCAGAGCAGAATATTCATCGGCCGTTAATTGATTCTGAAACGTGACACGCCGTGAATCAAGTTTCAACTCTCATGGGAGAATAGCTTCATGTCCGTATACCAAATGATATGGAGACACCTTTGTAGCACCATGACAATCTATTCTGTATGCTCATAAAGCTTCATGAAGCACAGTATGCCATtttctaggatattcatcaatcttcatcttgatcaatttgatgaCCCCTTTATTAGATGTTTCTGCCTGACCGTTAgtttgggcataatatggagaagaattcagcaATTTAATCCCCATTCTAGTAGCAAATTCCTTAAATTCATCTGACGTAAATATAGTACCctgatcggtcgtaatggtctgtggaataccaaaccgatagataatatgGTCTTTGACGAATTCAATCATCTCTTTCGATGTaacatttttcagaggaatcgcttcaacccacttggtgaaataatTAGTGGCTACCAAGATAAACTTATGATAGATGGAGGATATATCTAGCCGATCAAATCAATTCTCCATCCTCTAAACGGCCAGGGCTTGATTATGGGATTCATGGCTGACGCAGGAACTCTTTGCACGCTCCCAAACTTCTGATATTCTTGGCAACCTCTGTAATACATGAAGCAATCTTCCAGTATCGTCGGCCAAAAATATTCGTACCTCCTGAtcacccatttcatcttataggCCGATAGATGGGATCCATAGacaccttcatgaatttcacccATTAACACCTTTGCTTCTTCTTTATCAATGCATTTGAGAAAAACCCCATCAATTGTCCGATAATATAAATCTTCCTCCAATAATACATACTTGATTGTCTGGAATTTGATTTTTCTGTTCACTCTCTTGGATGGATCTTTCAGATAATCAATaatctctttcctccaatcatcggcTGTTAACTCCAAGGCCATTATTCCTTCCATCGGCTGATATCCTGAAGCATGATGAGCTAGCCGATTTGCATCACTGTTATGAGCTTTGGGAACATGCTCGATGGTTACCTTCTTGAATTCTTTTAGCAGCCGGAGACATTCTTCATGATATAATTgtaaaatatcatctttgcattcatactcCCCAACTAACTGATTGATCACCAGTatagaatctccaaaaatctcaacagCATCGGCTTTGATCTCTCGAAGTAATTGAATCTCCTTGAGAATAGCACGATACTCAGCTTGATTATTGATTGCAGAGGCTTCAATAGGAAATGAGAACTCAAAATTTGCCCCCCGAGGGGAAATCAGCACCACACTAATTTCAGAACCGTTCTCACAtgaagatccatcaaagaataaagtccaaGGAACAAGATCTACTTTGCTTAGCTCTGGTCCACAatgttacacaaaaaaaataggctacggcttgacccttaactgctttagccgattcatatctcaaatcaaattctgatAATGCCAAAATCCACTTCCCTATTCTCCTTTTTAAAATCGGCAATGAGAGCATATATCtaataacatcatctttgctcacaacaacacattcagcagacaataaataatgtctaagcttggtacaggagaagtataagcaaagacacaaTCTCTCGacaggagaatacctggtttcagcatccagcaaccttctgctcacaaaatagatagctctttcttttccttcaaattcttgaataagggccgatccgatagcacgctcatcagccgataaatacaatttaaacggcttgtgcttttggggaGGAACCAACACCGTGGAATTTACCAGATAatgtttgatttcatccaatgcTTTCTTATGTTCCTCTCTCCATACAAATTACtaatcggccttcaacttcagtaaAGAACTGAACGACTGAATTTTTCCCGACAGATTAGATACAAAtcttcgaataaaattaatcttgccgatcaataACTGAAGTTCAACCTTCGTCTTAGGGGCTTCAACTTTGTCGATGGCTGATATAGTTTTCTGACTAATTTCAAcccctcgctcatgtaccataaaacccaagaattggtcagctgatacaccaaaagcgcacttgtttggattcatctttaaaccatgcCTTCTGGTGCATTCCAAAGCCTAACGTAGATCGGCTAAATGTTCTTGGTGCCCCTTTGACTTCACaaccacatcatcaatgtatatctccacaattttgccaatgagttcatgaaagatataattcatggctctcTGGTACGTATCACCAATATTTTTTAGTCCGAATGTCATGACTACCCACTCGAATAAACCGAGATGTCCTGGACATCTGAACGCAATTTTGTGGATGTCTTCTTCCTCCATAAAGATTTGGTTGTACCCAGCATTACCATTCATAAAACTGATCACCTTGTgctcagcagcagcatctaccaacatatcagctatcggcatggggtaaccatccatcggcgtagccTTGTTGAGATTCCTGAAATCAATGCATACCCGCAACTTGCCATTTTTCTTATAAACAGGAACCACGTTAGAAATCCATTCGGCATAACGACACTGACGAATAAAATTAGCTTCAATTAACCGTGTaatctcggcctttatatctaGCAAAATCTTAGGATTACATCACCTCGCTCCTTGTTGATATGGTTGATATCCCGGTTTTATAGGCAAACGATGTTCCACAATGGATCTATCCAAGCCAGTCATCTCATAATATTCCCAAACAAAGCAATCTTTGTACTCTCTTAATAAACGTTTCAGTTCCTGCTTGTATTCGGGATCCAAGTTggcactaataaacgtcggcctCGGTCTATCACCATCTCCGATATCAATTTCCTCTAGTAAATCGGCCGACATAAATCCAAGCCCCAACTTCCCTTCTTcctctaggaactcatccatcagGAACTTTCTGAAGAACCGACAACTTGGATCGGTGTAGAATTGTCACTAGCCGATTCatcatcggccttagccttaaCACGCCAAACTTGTGATTTGACTCCTTTCTTGTTCAGagtttgctcttgttcttcctcaatgatctccagctggcgtaacctctgaacacgtcgcttttgagacctggtcaaaccccctgggcaccattgagattGATCCGTACGATCAGGATCGCGTTCTGGATCTCTCTGCATCGGTtgatcatcttgcactctgTCATCGGCCATCTGCTCCAGCCGATCATGTGCGGGTATTCTTCTTCCAGCAGGATCACATAACATGGACCTGCCCCCCAGTCCATCATGCATCGATACCTTt
This window of the Panicum virgatum strain AP13 chromosome 1K, P.virgatum_v5, whole genome shotgun sequence genome carries:
- the LOC120701367 gene encoding pentatricopeptide repeat-containing protein At1g09900-like, with product MKHPPVAAGTTCSPSHPAAAVSAHPFPPTRHKPQRARIRLAAAAANSRWVNPRAPARPSRRGAGGGGANHRLNHLVRLGDLDAALLLVESMRDPDRPAVVPCTLLIKKLCAAGRLDDAERVLRASERAGTADAVARNTLVAGYCRAGGRLADAERMLSSLAASGAADVVTYNTLVAGYCREGRLGDARRLVAGMPLAPNSYTNSTLLKGLCSAKEWDDAEELVAEMIRSGCPPNDLTFGMMIHSLCQNGLVDRAMGVLDQMSKCGCTRGVIVYNEIISCLAELGRVEEALDLFNSMPCKPDIFSYNAAIKGLCRGERWEDAGELITEMVRKDCPPDEVTFNTVISYLCHRGLVDCAMEVVKQMSEYGCKPDNFTYSALVNAFSEHGWVDDALELLRSIPWRPSTVCYRSVLKGLCRADRWEDVGKLAAEMIRNNLTIDEVTFGLIIDCLCQKGLVGYGLEVLQEISNYGCSPDIIMYNSLINGFVEHGSVDDALKLFKSMPCKRNVVTYNYMLKGLCRAEQWEDAGKLVAEMGNDDCLPNEVTFSTLISYLCQKRLVKCAIEVFEKMPKYNCMPNVIIYSTLINGLSEQDCVDDALKLLNNMPCKADTICYSSALKGLCRAERWEDAGELILEMVRTNCPPDEVTFSILINNLCHKGFVEYATEISELMHKYKCTPNIVIYSSLINGFSEQNRVEEALKLLRSMPCEPDIICYSAALKGLCRAKRWEDARELIAEMFRKQCPPDEATLSMLIGSLCQNGLVGLATEVFEQMSEYGCSPNSMIRNSLVNSYSEQGRVDEALKLSSSMA